The proteins below come from a single Stutzerimonas stutzeri RCH2 genomic window:
- a CDS encoding glycosyltransferase, which yields MTHFAAIAPPYLSHLRAFEAIAWQLVQRGHRVTFVQQADVAALLELSDAGFTVIGADSHPPGSLAAVVRRAAQPGPFGIRRVIADMAASTELFCREAPRVLRSLQVDAVLADQMEPAGALVAEHLGLPFVSIACALPFNREPLLPLPVMPWRYRATDWGEQLNLHSSRVYDRLMRPHAEVIERYCQAFGLAPRSTLSDCLSPLLQISQTVADFDFPRRQLPPNFQAVGPLRRPLHGEAELNLPIDPARPFVFASLGTLQGHRYGLLRNIARACKPLGVQLLIAHCGGLNAAQAARLRDEGAHWVTDFAPQRAALARASAVITHAGLNTVLDALEADVPMLALPIAFDQPGVAARIEHAGVGLRLQPLLASPARISHALQRLLNEGEFRQRAAQLGAEVREAGGAVRAAELIEAALGTDGQRAEVASGA from the coding sequence ATGACACATTTCGCGGCAATCGCCCCGCCTTATCTCAGCCATCTGCGCGCCTTCGAAGCCATTGCCTGGCAGCTGGTGCAGCGCGGTCATCGCGTCACCTTCGTTCAGCAGGCCGATGTCGCCGCGCTGTTGGAGCTGTCCGACGCCGGATTTACCGTCATCGGCGCCGATTCCCATCCGCCGGGCAGCTTGGCTGCGGTGGTCCGCCGCGCCGCGCAACCGGGGCCGTTCGGCATCCGTCGGGTCATCGCCGACATGGCGGCCAGCACCGAGCTGTTCTGTCGCGAGGCGCCGCGCGTGCTGCGTTCGCTGCAGGTCGACGCCGTGCTGGCCGACCAGATGGAGCCGGCGGGGGCGCTGGTGGCCGAGCATCTTGGCCTGCCGTTCGTTTCCATCGCCTGCGCCTTGCCGTTCAACCGCGAACCGCTGCTGCCCCTGCCGGTGATGCCCTGGCGCTACCGGGCGACAGACTGGGGCGAGCAGCTCAACCTGCACAGCAGCCGTGTCTATGACCGCCTGATGCGCCCCCACGCCGAGGTGATCGAGCGTTACTGCCAGGCGTTCGGCCTGGCGCCGCGCTCGACTCTGAGCGACTGCCTGTCGCCGCTGCTACAGATCAGCCAGACGGTGGCGGACTTCGACTTTCCGCGCCGCCAGCTTCCGCCGAATTTCCAGGCTGTCGGGCCGTTGCGTCGCCCGCTGCACGGCGAGGCCGAACTGAACCTGCCGATCGACCCGGCGCGGCCGTTCGTCTTCGCCTCGCTGGGCACCCTGCAGGGGCATCGCTACGGGCTGCTGCGCAATATCGCCCGCGCCTGCAAGCCGCTCGGCGTGCAGCTGTTGATCGCCCATTGCGGCGGGCTGAATGCAGCACAGGCGGCGCGGCTACGTGACGAGGGCGCGCATTGGGTCACCGACTTCGCGCCGCAGCGGGCGGCATTGGCCAGGGCTTCGGCGGTCATCACCCATGCCGGGCTGAATACCGTGCTCGATGCGCTGGAGGCCGATGTGCCGATGCTGGCGCTGCCGATTGCCTTCGATCAGCCGGGTGTCGCGGCGCGTATCGAACATGCCGGCGTCGGGCTGCGCTTGCAGCCGCTGTTGGCAAGTCCGGCGCGGATCAGCCACGCATTGCAGCGGCTGCTGAACGAAGGCGAGTTTCGCCAGCGGGCGGCGCAGCTCGGGGCAGAAGTGCGTGAGGCCGGTGGTGCGGTGCGTGCCGCCGAGCTGATCGAGGCGGCGCTCGGGACAGATGGGCAGCGAGCGGAGGTGGCGAGTGGCGCTTGA